gatagatagatagatagtactttatttattccgtcaggagagttccttcaggaaaattacaattttcagcacaagtatgtagtaggggtgtgggaaaaaatcgattcgaatacgttgtgcaattcagaatccatcctcatttttaaaaaatcgataaaaaaaataaaaaataataataataataataataaaataaataataatgcaaTTCCTAGACATGCAGAATACAGTGTGTTGCCACAGCCAAGATGTAGTCTTTGCCAATGAGCGGATTGCGCTGTTCTCGTCTTTTTGTTGCGccatacaaagtgtttatactgtaagtattccaCCTATTAAACCGGGTGTTTAATTGTAacctgcatcttagttgtagttttcattaccaaatttggagatgTTGAAAAAGCCAGGTAAAAATTGCCAATGCTAATCAGGAGCCTTATTAAGGTATattcaatcaaacaatgtttatttatacagccctaaatcacaagtgtctcaaagggctgcacaagccacgacgataTCCTCGGtgtagatcccacatcagggcaaggaaaaactcacaacccagtgggatgtcaatgtgaatgactatgagaaaccttggagaggaccacagaactcctcccctctaggggagaccggaagcaacggacgtcgagtgggtctagcataatattgtgagagtccagtccatagtggatctaacataatagtgagagtccagtccatagtggatctaacataatagtgagagtccagtccatagtggatctaacataatagtgagagtccagtccatagtggatctaacataataatgagagtccagtccatagtggatctaacataatagtgtgagagtccagtccatagtggatctagcataatagtgagagtccagtccatagtggatccaacataatagtgaaagtccagtccatagtggatctaacataatagtgaaagtccagtccatagtggatccaacataatagtgagagtccagtccatagtggatccaacataatagtgaaagtccagtccatagtggatctaacataatagtgaaagtccagtccatagtggatctaacataatagtgagagtccagtccatagtggatctaacataatagtgagagtccagtccatagtggatctaacataatagtgagagtccagtccatagtggatctaacataatagtgtgagagtccagtccatagtggatctagcataatagtgagagtccagtccataatggatctaacataatagtgagagtccagtccatagtggatctaacataatagtgtgagagtccagtccatagtggatccaacataatagtgagagtccagtccatagtggatctagcataacagtgagagtccagtccatagtggatctaacataatagtgatagtccagtccatagtggatccaacataatagtgagagtccagtccatagtggccgaTGCACAGCTTAGCTTGACCATGCTACTACAGGAACTGAGTGGGGGTTTTTTTCAGCGTTAATGACACAAGACTGCTTGTGTTCTCGCGTTTTTTACGTCTTTCAAATTTCTGTAACGTCTCTAATGGAAGAAGAAAATAAACAATTTGCTTGTTGAGAGGAGTATTTGTGAAAAAGCCCCTAAAAATGAAAATGTGTCTGCAGGTGGTGGAGTCCACGCGAGTAATTCGCCATAAAAACCAGCGAGCTCTACGCTGGGAGGCGGGGGTCTTTGCCAACCAACTGGACCAGTGAGAAGATCCAGATCCACGTACTGAGTACAGGTCCAGGTCACTGGTTCTGAGTGGGTGAAATGGTTGGTGTGTGCGTCAGGAGAGGACATGGAGCAGATCCCTGGCATTACTGGATGGTGATGAGGATGATGGAGCTCAAAATGAACGCTGATCAGTTTCTTCAATCACAAAAGAACATGTTCactgtttccatggcaacatGCTGGTTAGCCTCCAGGGAggaggtgtttgtgtgtgtgtgtgtgtgtgtgtgtgtgtgtgtgtgtgtgtgtgtgtgtgtgtgtgtgtgtgtgtgtgtgtgtgtgtgtgtgtgtgtatatcaaaGCGCCTTATCGCCATCAGCACTGTTTCCATGGCTACTGCATGATGAGCCCAAAGTTGCAGGACATAAGGTAGCTTTTGTGTTTTAGACATAGAATAAACTTTagcacacacacgtgtatatgtatatatatatacatatatatatatatatatatatatatatatatatatatatatatatatatgtatatatatatatgtgtatgtatgtttatggatgtgtgtgtgtgtatatatacacatatacaaatgtaagtatatatgtgtattaatgtctatatgatatgtatgtatacatttaaaatatgtatacaaacaatatgtatgtatatatgtgtgtaaatatatgtatttttatatgtataaatataaaatatgtatacatacagtatgtatgtatatatgtgtgtatatatatgtattttaaaatatatatataaatataaaatatgtatacatacagtatgtatgtatatatgtgtgtatatatatgtattttaaaatatatatataaatataaaatatgtatacatacagtatgtatgtataaatgtgtgtatatatgtatgtttatatacatatatacacacatatacatactgtaaatatatacacacatatgtatatatgtgtgtatacatgtatgtttatgtatataaatatacatatatacacacatatataaatatgtatgtatgtgtgtgtatatatgtatatgtatgtatatatacaaattgaaatatatatgtgtatttatgtatatacgatatgtatgtataaatataaaatatgtatacatacactatgtatgtatacagtatatgtgtgtatatatatacacatgtatatataaacatacatatatatgaacatacatatatgtatgtatgtttgtatatatacatacatatacatatatacacacatatatacttaatataagtgtgtatatatgtatgtttatatatatacatatatacatgcatacatattgtatacatgtatatatatatacacacacatgtatatatgtgtacatatgtatgcttatatatagaaatatacatatatacatacatatatgtatgtatgtgtagatatatgtatatatacaaatttaagtatatatgtgtatacatttacatagatatatatacacacacacacatatacatatatatatataaatatatgtatgtatgtgtgtatgtatatatatatatatgtataaatacaaatttaagtatatatgtgtatacatttacatagatatatatatatacacatttaaacaaacacacacacacacacacacacacatatatatatatatatatatatatatatgtatatatatatatacatatatacacacatatacatactgtaaatatatacacacatatgtatatatgtgtgtatatatttacagtatgtatatatgtatgtttatgtatataaatatacatatacacatacatatatacacacatatatacatatgtatgtatgtgtgtgtatatatgtatgtatatatgtatgtttatatacatacatatacatatatacacacatacatactgtaaatatatacacacatatgtatatatgtgtgtatatatgtatgtttatgtatataaatatacatatatacatacatatatacaaacatatataaatatgtatgtatgtgtgtgtatatatgtatatgtatgtatttatacaaattgaagtatatatgtgtatttatgtatatatgatatgcatgtataaatataaaatatgtatacatacagtatgtatgtatacagtatatgtgtgtgtgtatatatatatatatatataaacatatatatatataaacatacatatatgtatgtatgttatatatatatatatatataaacatatatatatataaacatacatatatgtatgtatgttatatatatatatacagtacatacatatacatatatacacaaatatacataataatatatgtgtgtatatatttatgtatatatgtacgtttatatatatacatatatacacaaatgcatacgtactgtatacatgtatatatatacactcacatgtatatatgtgtacatatgtatgtttatatatataaatatacatatatacatacatatatgtatgtatgtgtgtatatatatgtgtatacatttacatagatataaacacacacacacacacacgtgtgtacatatgtatatatgtataaatatacatatatacatacatatatgtatgtatgtgtatacatacatatatgtatgtatgtgtgtgtatatatatatatatgtatatatacaaatttaagtatatatgtgtatacatttacatagatacacacacacaaacacacacacacacatatacatatacatatatgtatgtatactttacCTATAAGGCAAACCCCACACCTCAGTTAAGATTATTGAAATTACATATTTTCCGAATGATTCATTTCATACTTTGTTTTCTATGGTGGAATTATTATATGAGGAACATCAGGGATTTTCTTTTTAAGTATcgactgcacactttttttttttaatgtagactaTTTTGTGTGTGCTCTAGTTTACACATTGTTAAAATGACACATCTAGGTTCACATCTCAACCCTCGCTACGACCttgtcatgcattttttttgttgtacatATTTTTAGCCAAAAATTAACTTTTATGAATGTCTTATATGTATTATAATGCactgtttgcttttttttctttgttttttttgtacttcATTTGTAATTTAGAAGCAATCAAGCAGAATGTGACAAAGTAGTGgatgtgttgtagtggccgggtgactgcTACAAGTCAATACTGTAATTAGTTTAATTATGTTAAACAACTTATTTTTAAAAGGCTATGAAAAGTTCGTGATGCCAACAAATTGGCGGTGATAAAAGGAGGGACGACTGTATATATTTCCCGTTTTGGTTCAATGTCTCTTTTCGCTAGTTTCACCTCGACCAGACCCCATTGGTAGCCAGCAAACAAGCCTGTGGAATAATCCTGGGTGGATATGTGAGTACAGTTTTGGCACGGTCTCAGCTTTCATGTGTAGTCCATGCAGGGTTGATGTCAGGGATTTGGACGATTCGGCTTTTTTTTTCAAGCCTAATTTTGGGGGTTtatatattttcatgtattttttatatatataaataatccgttcatgaatgagtataccCGTTCGGCCACCGCGttgtcaatggagaagtctgatctacaaaatttgcaggcatcaTACCCCTTccccctggatgaactgaaataattttttttccaatcatttcggAACTCGCaaacgtacttcttcttcttacctgTCGTCGCCATATCTCCTCTTCTTCGTTCgcctgcttcgtctctgttatttttttggacattactacttgccgtagtttcgaagcaatgcatgatgggaatcgggatgtggtgtgtcagtgtattaacgtgccggctgaaaTAAACActcgctgagaaatagctctgtgcctgcctactttatggctaatagataaacctatggataacggagacatatataatatataatagtctccttttcaggtgagaaagGATGCTAAAGgccaacattgttgtccgggtagaaatcgggagaatggttgcctcgggagattttcaggagtctcccgggaaattcaggagggttggcaagtatggtggtgggccgtcagggccagcaaggccttcatACATacccagaaatcatgatcatatttAAAGATACAAgtcattgtcaggttcaaacaccgaacaaTCCATttaacaggacaagaagcaaggaatcgaacagagacaggattcaatttagctcatgaggagactgGTGGAACTGCACCCTCATACAGTGTCACCCCTCCCTCTGAGGAAAATGTCCCAGCGCTTCCCCATTTATTTGGTcattccctgattacatagctgaAGCTGCTTCTAGGGGGAGGACCTCACATTATGCAGCAACCTAGCGCTGATTCAAAGTTAAAACAAaatgtgcttggagcggtgtcaggtttgccccttCTCTGCTTGTCCGCCTTATCTTCTTGGAGACTTCCCAAGGCTGTCCAGATCTGAAAAACAGACACTTCTACGGCGAGGCGCATTCCAGACACAGAGTGGAGATATACAAGCTGTCCGCCTTTTGTGTGATAAAACAAGGACAGCTCTGTGAGCACAAGTGGATAGTAACCGGGACTAATGAACTGCAGgcaaacaagttgtgtgataacttatatacaattgtTCTGCcagtcattttttttatttactttctctAAAATATCTAAACACATTCATATTCTCTTTATGTCATactatgctccttccagtgctgttgtttttaggttatggagtttttatccaatcagaattcagctggcttatgttgccatgctgtgcgaaatctgccttcaaaatcAATAAtataagtgaacgggcacatacatctatccagccatccattttctaccgcttctccctttcgggggttgcggggggtgctggagcctatctcagctgcattcgggcggaaggtggcgtacaccctggacaagtcaccagttgccagttgatagacaattgcgatagccaatcagaatCACGAGTTGTCTTCATTAAGGCCTTCCAGCTGGCCTCACGCTGTGATTGGacactcacttgtcactccaaagtgagtatccaatcacaagttgccatttagcaggaagcaggaagcgTGGCCAAAAAATCaccttttttaacccacaaaggaGGACAAAATGTTGGTTAGgtagcagatatatatttgcaaggccctTTTCAAGGaatatatttaaagagaaactacatcttgtgaaacCATGTCACTCCACGACCAATGGCTTATTCGGCGTCGAATGGgagctacaaattgtgagttcaagtATTTAATTTCTTAATTTCTTCCAGATTCAATGttcttttttcaatttttattttgacagtaccacataagatgtgttttaattgctgatgcgggtttattgatgtTTAAATGCGCCAGTCAATATAAccttttgtacatatatatatatatatatatatatatatatatatatatatatatatatatatatatatatatatataaaatttcaacccaatgtggccccccagtcaaaaagtttgggcccCCATGATCTACAATATTGTGTAACTGTACCAAACACATTTTATGGACAAGCTTGTGGTCAATCCAGCAATCCTCACGCCAAAGTTGCTTGATAGCAAAACATTGATGGAAATTGGGTAATAAATAAGAGTACTTATAAGCCTTGGACTTACAGTATAAAGTATTTATTTGGCCTTTATCCCACAGTGTATGTTTTATAGGTGACAACTGAAGCTAATGTGCATCcgctaatgcaggggtcaccaacgcggtgcccgcgggcaccgggtagcccgtaaggaccagatgagtcgcccgctggcctgttctaaaaatagctcaaatagcagcacttaccagtgagctgcctctattttttaaattgtgtttatttaccagcaagctggtctcgttttgctcgacatttttaattctaagagagacaaaactccaatagaatttggaaatccaagaaaatattttaaagacttggtcttcacttgtttttttacttcgcttcttataactttcagaaagacgattttagagaaaaaatacaaccttaaaaatgattttaggatttttaaacacatatacctttttaccttttaaattccttcctcttctttcctgacaatttaaatcaatgttcaagttttttttttattgtaaagaataataaatacattttaatttaattcttcattttagcttttgttttttcgacgaagaatatttgtgaaatatttcttctaacttcttatgattaaaattcccaaaaattattctgaaaaatctagaaaatctttagaatcaaatttaaatcttatttgaaattctttagaattttttttttttatttttgttccggaaaatctagaagaagtaatgatttgtctttgttagaaatatagcttggtccagattgttatatattctaacaaaactcagattggattttaacctatttaaaacatgtcatcaaaattctaaaattaatcttaatcaggaaaaattactaatgatgttccataagttatttttcttattttttcaaaaagattcgaattagctagtttcaattaagtgttttttccatcatttattctctacaaaaaaccatccgtaaaaggaaaaaaaatgtacgacggaatgacagacagaaatacccttttttttaaatacatatagatttatttattaaaggtaaattgagcaatttggctatttcttgcaatttatttaagtgtgtatcaaactggtagaccTTCACATTAATcactacccaagaagtaactcttggtttcaaaaaggttggtgacccctgtcccaCAGTGTATGCTTTATAGGTAACAACTGAAGTTAAAGTGCATCCGCTAATGTATTCACAGCTGTCCACATGTAATTTCTTAGTTTGTTATTTTTGATAAACTAGCataaaaaaattgagaaaaaaaaaaattcacattgttaTATGGGGGTATTttgtgcagaattttgaggaaagaaattaattccattttggaataacgctgtaacataacaaaatgtaaaaaaaggggAAGAAGCCCTGTGAAGACTTCTCTTATGCACTGAACTTACAAATATATCACCATGTCAAGAGAAAGAGTGTGTGTATTTTTCGCTTTTAAAAATCCTCAAAGATGTACGACGTATTATCTttcctatatttaaaaaaaaatagtttaaataaattaaaggggaattgtacatatatatatatatatatatatatatatatatatatatatatatatatatatatatatatatatatgaaatacttgacttggtaaattctagctgtaaatatactcctcctcttcttaaccacgcccccaacctcaTGACCTTACCCCTGTTCTAGTATGTTCTTTGTGGAGAGAAATCCAAATGGAAAAATTGTACTACAAAGCAAAAGAAgacattttattttgatatttgacGGTGACATGCAGCATGTTTACATTCAGTAAAGTTTTTCACATTGAAACTTTCTTTGCTTTGTCTTTTAAAgtcaacaaatgttttttttttgttgttttttttttgcaaatagtcatgaacttagaattgaatggcagcaacacaatgcaaaaaaaaagttgtcacaggggcatttttaccactgtgttacatggcctttccttttaacaacactcagaaaggtttgggaactgagaagacacaTTTTTTGAAGCTATTTTAGTtttcacattttcaacgggagacaggcaggccagtctagtacccgcattcttttactatgaagccacactgttataacacgtgacttggcattgtcttgctgaaataagcaggggcgtccaagataacgttgcttggatggcaacatatgttgctccaaaacctgtatgtacctttcagcattaatggtgccttcattaATGGCACtggtacacccccataccatcacagatgctggcttttcaactctgCGCCtagaaaaatccggatggttctgttcctctttggtccacagtttccaaaaacaattagaaatgtggactcttcagaccacggaacactttctCACTTTGCATCGGTAAATTtttgatgagctcggggcccagcgaagtcggctgtgttcctgggtgttgttgataaatggctttcaactCTGTTTTTTCCCGCCCCAAAACATGTGTCGCAAGATCCTGTCTTGTAATCTCGCCGACGGAATCTCGTAAAAAGCCGCCAAAGTTCTTAAAACTGCCCGAAGAGTCCGAAGTTTGTCACAAAGCTACGCTAAAAAGCTAAAGAGAcacgtctcttttttttctaaaatgtgtTTACATTTTAAATGAACAAATTTTAACCACCGGTCAGAAAGTCATTAAGAGCGATACAAAGTtcattttcacacaaaaaaattcCACTGCTTTTTCCTGTATTTGTCCCCTTTTAGTCATAGCCCCACCCACTCACTCACCCGaagtcacaataaaaaaaaatgcacgataTTCACCTCCACCAATCAGAGAGCAGCAGGAGCacagaacaatccggatggttgttttcctcttttggtccacagtttccaaaaacaatttcaaatgtggactcatcagaccacagaacactttcccacttagCATtggtccattttagatgagcgaagccggcggcgtttctgggtgttgttgataaatggctttcaactCTGTTTTTTTCCGACAAAAAGGTTGCAAGATCCTATCTCGTAAAAAGCCGCCGAAGATCTTGAAAATCCACGATCAGTCCGAAGTTTGTCACGAAGTTAAGCTAAAAAGCTAAAGAGACAGGTGTCTCTTTTTAAAGAAATGTGTTGAAATTCTTAATGAACACATTTTAACCACCGGTCAGAAAGTCATTAAGAGCGACACAAAGttcatttttacacaaaaatattccACTGCTTTTATCTGTATTTGTCCTCTTTTAGTCATAGCCACGCCCACTCACTCACCCGCCgccacaataaataaaaaaaacacacgatATTCACCTCCACCAATCAGAGAGCAGCAGGAGCacagaacaatccggatggttcttttcctcttttggtccacagtttccaaaaacaatttgaaatgtggactcgccagaccacagaacacttttccacttagcattggtccattttagatgagttcggggcccagcgaagccggcggcgtttctgggtgttgttgataattggcttttaACTCTGTTTTTTTCCGACAAAAAGGTtgcaagatccatccatccatcccttttctaccgcttattcccttttggggtcgcggggggcgctggcgcctatctcagctacaatcgggcggaaggcggggcacaccctggacaagtcgccacctcatcgcagggttgcAAGAGTATATCTCGTAAAAAGCCGCCGAAGATCTTAAAACTGCACGATGAGTCCGAAGTTTGTCACGAAGCTAAGCTAAAGAGCTAAAGAGACAGGTgtctctttttttaaaaatgtgttgaaattcTAAATGAACACATTTTAACCGCCGGTCAGAAAGTCATTAAGAGCGACAAAAAGTTCATTTTCACACAAAAATATTCCACTGCTTTTTCCTGTATTTGTCCACTTTTAGTCATAGCCCCGCCCACTCACTCACCCGCcgccacaataaaaaaaaaaacgcacgaTATTCACCTCCACCAATCAGAGAGCAGCAGGCGCacagaacaatccggatggttcttttcctcttttggtccacagtttccataaacaatttgaaatgtggactcgtcagaccacagaacactttcccacttgcAATTGGTCCATTTTaaatgagctcggggcccagcgaagccggcagcgtttctgggtgttgttgataaatggctttcaactCACCCGCcgccacaataaaaaaaaacgcacgATATTCACTTCCACCAATCAGGGAGCAGCAggcgcacacacaaacatgctgaGCATCACCAAGGCAACGGAGCGATCACAACACAGGTAAAACAGCCATTGTACAATCGGTGGGAGGTCTTTAGCAGGCCACGCCCACTATGTGTCGCGCCAAGCGGTGGAAGCTTCCGATAGTCCCTCTTATTTTGAAAGCCCCACGACTAATCCTTCATCCTGCGGTTTTGGAAACTCTTGAAGTGGTTGTCCTCGTCAACGTGATGGCCGTCCCGCTCCAGGAGAACCAGCGCCGTCTTGCGTCTCATCGCCATTTCCTTCCTTTGAGCGTCCGTCAGCACCTCGAACTGCGGCTGGGGCGAAGCCGAGTGAGGGGCGCCGGGGGGGCGGTGTGGCCGGAAGCTGCTGCCGCAGGCGGCGGAGTCTCCCCGCTGGAGGCTGTTGAGGTCGTAGGTGTCGCGCAGGTCGCCGCCGCCCCACTCCCAGGGACGGCCGTTTCGCTCGGAGGGCGGCGCCTGGGCGAGAGGGTGGTGGGAGGCGTGGGCGTCCACTGTGACGATTCCCTCCCGCTGCTTCTCGGGCGTCGGTCGGTATCGCGGAGAGGTGGTGACAGCGGCGGAGGAGGAGGCTCCGGAGCAGGTGGAGTCCGTTTCTGAGGATTTCTCCGCCGAAGACGAGGACCCCAGCAAGCCCTGCTGCTTGGACATGGCGACCACCTGCATGAGTCGCGGCTGGTTGGCGGCGCCCCGGCCTGAGGTGTCCCCGCCCGTTTTTTCTCGGATGGCTTGCCACTTGGCGCGGGCCACCGAGCTCTTTGGCGATACCGGCGGCGGCCCTGCTTCCGGGATCTGGGGCGGTCTTGGGGTCGCCACCGCTTTGGCGACACCCGGCGGGGGAGTGCGGTTGCGACTGGAGGCGGGGATCTTGGCGGACAAGCAGATGGGGACCTGGGACCCTCGCTCGTCCGCCTCCGAGCCGTCCTCGCTGGTCTCGTTCTCGTCCCGCGTGCTCTGGCTTCGCATCTCCATGGACTTCTGCTTCCATTCAGTCAACAGACGCTGCGAAGAGACCGGGTCCATCGGGACGTGGACCGCCTTGAGGCGCAGCTGGACCGGCTGGATCTGCTGGACGGGACCCGGCGCCCCCTCGCCCACGTTGATGCTGGCTCGCGGCAAAGTGTTGCTGAAGGTCAGCATGGTCTCTTTGGCCATGGGGCTGCGAGGGGCCAGCAGCTCCACGTCCACGCTGGCCCTCTTCAGGGACCCCATGGACGCCACCTCTCTCTGCAGGGGCCCAGCGCCGTCTCGGCACTCCAGCGGGGCCGGCGTCGCCGCCGCTATCTCGTCGTTGCTCTCGGAGGCCGAGGCGGGGCCTTTTTGGTACACCGACTCATGTCCTCGCTCGGTCAGCGCTCGCAAAGGGTCCGTCAAGACGGGTGGAGGGGGCGGAGCCAGGGCGATGTCCGAAGACTTGAAGTTGGCCACCGCGTGAAAAGCCTGCGGGAGGATACAACTCGGTTTAAAAGGTCGTCCGGGCGACAATATCAGGAATCCGTTCTCGATTGTTCGGCTCAGCCTGCTCAGTGGTTCTAGTGTCCACCCCGAGACTGGAAAgttgtgagttccaaccccggccgagtcataccaaagactataaaaacgggagccgttacctcccggcttggaactcagcatcaagggttggaattgggggttaaatcactaaaaaatattccc
This genomic window from Nerophis ophidion isolate RoL-2023_Sa linkage group LG26, RoL_Noph_v1.0, whole genome shotgun sequence contains:
- the plppr3b gene encoding phospholipid phosphatase-related protein type 3 isoform X2 encodes the protein MPPPRARAHLDAAVRGSVHLSARYLRTTRRRDDANPAGGRGEAAAGGRREAAGEGDRGSKHLIRMMMSSPSDKMKKKWSKDSLTLLPCFYFVELPIVASSMVSLYFLELTDVVRPPQVGFRCHDRELSKPYVDGGDEMIPLLMLLSLAFAGPAASIMLVEAFVYFLQTRTKVRRAEGSINAGGCNFNSFLRRTVRFVGVHVFGLCATALVTDVIQLSTGYHAPFFLTVCKPNYTHVACDTNAYITKDICSGHDHHAIAAARKTFPSQHATLSAFAAVYVSMYFNSAISNSTKLLKPVLVFFFAIAAALTGLTQVTQHRSHPVDIYVGFLIGAFIAAYLAFHAVANFKSSDIALAPPPPPVLTDPLRALTERGHESVYQKGPASASESNDEIAAATPAPLECRDGAGPLQREVASMGSLKRASVDVELLAPRSPMAKETMLTFSNTLPRASINVGEGAPGPVQQIQPVQLRLKAVHVPMDPVSSQRLLTEWKQKSMEMRSQSTRDENETSEDGSEADERGSQVPICLSAKIPASSRNRTPPPGVAKAVATPRPPQIPEAGPPPVSPKSSVARAKWQAIREKTGGDTSGRGAANQPRLMQVVAMSKQQGLLGSSSSAEKSSETDSTCSGASSSAAVTTSPRYRPTPEKQREGIVTVDAHASHHPLAQAPPSERNGRPWEWGGGDLRDTYDLNSLQRGDSAACGSSFRPHRPPGAPHSASPQPQFEVLTDAQRKEMAMRRKTALVLLERDGHHVDEDNHFKSFQNRRMKD
- the plppr3b gene encoding phospholipid phosphatase-related protein type 3 isoform X1 translates to MPPPRARAHLDAAVRGSVHLSARYLRTTRRRDDANPAGGRGEAAAGGRREAAGEGDRGSKHLIRMMMSSPSDKMKKKWSKDSLTLLPCFYFVELPIVASSMVSLYFLELTDVVRPPQVGFRCHDRELSKPYVDGGDEMIPLLMLLSLAFAGPAASIMLVEAFVYFLQTRTKVRRAEGSINAGGCNFNSFLRRTVRFVGVHVFGLCATALVTDVIQLSTGYHAPFFLTVCKPNYTHVACDTNAYITKDICSGHDHHAIAAARKTFPSQHATLSAFAAVYVSVSRTGERDGGPLEPHRSRGTLLFPQMYFNSAISNSTKLLKPVLVFFFAIAAALTGLTQVTQHRSHPVDIYVGFLIGAFIAAYLAFHAVANFKSSDIALAPPPPPVLTDPLRALTERGHESVYQKGPASASESNDEIAAATPAPLECRDGAGPLQREVASMGSLKRASVDVELLAPRSPMAKETMLTFSNTLPRASINVGEGAPGPVQQIQPVQLRLKAVHVPMDPVSSQRLLTEWKQKSMEMRSQSTRDENETSEDGSEADERGSQVPICLSAKIPASSRNRTPPPGVAKAVATPRPPQIPEAGPPPVSPKSSVARAKWQAIREKTGGDTSGRGAANQPRLMQVVAMSKQQGLLGSSSSAEKSSETDSTCSGASSSAAVTTSPRYRPTPEKQREGIVTVDAHASHHPLAQAPPSERNGRPWEWGGGDLRDTYDLNSLQRGDSAACGSSFRPHRPPGAPHSASPQPQFEVLTDAQRKEMAMRRKTALVLLERDGHHVDEDNHFKSFQNRRMKD